A window of the Bacteroidales bacterium genome harbors these coding sequences:
- a CDS encoding NUDIX domain-containing protein — YSRARNMHTAANYIVSVYRGKFPQTYSELVNIKGIGDYTAAAIASFSFGEAVPVVDGNVNRVIARLYGIQYPIDKTEGKKQIRKCAEDTMVRSSPAIYNQAIMEFGALQCVPHNPDCEICILKSFCVGYAKELVSELPVKSKIMNIKTRYFHYLVVNYKNDTYLQKRSGGDIWKGLYEFPMIETDTQIEPEALEYSESWQSWFSGQVPAVQMPAAEVIHRLTHRILKIRFYEIHIDQPMCIQGQIQVPWSDIHQYAVPKVMDNYLKSRLRK; from the coding sequence TATTCCCGGGCAAGAAATATGCATACTGCTGCGAATTATATTGTTTCAGTGTACCGGGGGAAATTTCCTCAAACATATAGTGAATTGGTCAATATTAAGGGTATTGGAGACTACACTGCAGCAGCTATTGCATCATTTTCATTTGGAGAAGCCGTTCCGGTGGTTGACGGAAATGTTAACAGGGTAATTGCCCGCTTATATGGAATACAATATCCAATTGATAAGACAGAAGGAAAAAAACAGATACGGAAATGTGCCGAAGATACGATGGTCAGATCTTCACCTGCTATTTATAATCAGGCTATTATGGAATTTGGTGCACTGCAGTGTGTACCACATAATCCTGATTGTGAAATATGTATTCTTAAATCCTTTTGCGTTGGGTATGCCAAGGAACTGGTATCGGAACTTCCGGTCAAATCCAAGATAATGAATATCAAAACACGGTACTTTCATTATTTAGTGGTAAATTACAAGAATGATACATACCTGCAAAAACGTTCCGGAGGGGACATATGGAAGGGATTATATGAATTCCCTATGATTGAAACAGATACTCAGATTGAACCTGAGGCATTGGAATATTCGGAATCGTGGCAGTCTTGGTTTTCCGGCCAGGTACCTGCCGTCCAAATGCCGGCTGCAGAAGTCATTCACCGTTTGACCCATCGTATATTGAAAATCCGGTTTTACGAAATACATATAGATCAACCAATGTGTATACAAGGGCAGATACAGGTACCATGGTCGGATATCCATCAATATGCTGTTCCGAAAGTGATGGATAATTATTTAAAATCCAGGTTGCGAAAATAA
- a CDS encoding DUF2520 domain-containing protein — translation MKIVMIGAGNLATHLSKALYDTGFDIVQVYSRSKRSATDLADALKTNYTVSIDKIVTDASLYIISVSDDAISGLVDRLPVKEQLVVHTAGSVPMDIFSGKLENYGVMYPLQTFSKERPVDFSNIPVFIEASSSGNLEKLRMVTQKVSSRVYEMPSDKRIYLHLSAVFGCNFVNSMYGVAADILQETGCSFDVLSSLILETAQKAIISNDPGKVQTGPAIRKDQHVMNKHIALLSDHPEWQDLYIQISRFIKKQAE, via the coding sequence GTGAAAATCGTAATGATCGGAGCGGGGAATCTCGCAACACATTTATCCAAGGCATTGTACGATACGGGTTTTGATATTGTCCAGGTATACAGCCGGTCAAAAAGATCAGCGACTGATCTGGCTGATGCATTGAAGACAAACTATACCGTTTCAATAGATAAAATTGTTACAGATGCATCATTATACATTATTTCTGTAAGTGATGATGCTATTTCAGGGCTGGTGGATAGGTTGCCTGTAAAGGAGCAGTTAGTGGTGCATACGGCTGGGAGTGTCCCTATGGATATATTTTCCGGAAAACTGGAAAATTATGGTGTCATGTACCCTTTACAGACTTTTTCCAAAGAGCGTCCTGTCGATTTCAGTAATATACCTGTTTTTATAGAGGCAAGTTCTTCCGGAAACCTGGAAAAACTAAGGATGGTCACACAGAAGGTCTCATCCAGGGTATATGAGATGCCTTCTGACAAACGTATCTATTTGCATTTATCTGCAGTTTTCGGTTGTAATTTTGTGAATAGTATGTATGGTGTTGCCGCAGATATTTTGCAGGAAACCGGTTGTAGCTTTGATGTATTGTCTTCATTGATCCTTGAAACAGCTCAAAAGGCAATAATATCGAATGATCCGGGTAAAGTACAAACAGGTCCGGCTATTCGTAAGGATCAACACGTGATGAATAAACATATTGCTCTTTTATCCGACCATCCGGAATGGCAGGATCTATACATACAAATCAGCAGGTTTATAAAGAAACAGGCTGAATGA